Part of the Drosophila kikkawai strain 14028-0561.14 chromosome 3L, DkikHiC1v2, whole genome shotgun sequence genome is shown below.
TGGAAAACTCAGGAAAAAACTCAACACTCTAGACCTATCAAGGGTGAGTTGTTATTGCCAGAGATTTACCTAAAAGTGCGAGGATATAGAATCTTTGATTAGTACCTAAGAAAAGGGTTTGAAAAATAAGGAATTTTGAGGTGTGATATTAATGTtcttggaaaatataaataaggcctcaacttaatatttttgtatgaattttttattaataggAGATCCtcttttatgtaattttttccTAGAACTCTTTAAATACTAGGTATTCCCTAGTCGACTAGAAGGAATATCATTCTTTATTCATCACTctgcctctttttttttcgctggctgagcttttcttttgttcggttctggttctggttcCAGTCCGCCCAACGTTCAATGCAGAATCAGAATCCCAATCCATCTACAGCCGATCCAAGCCCACAAAGCGAGCATTCCGAGCGGAAACAGAGGCATACAAGGTGTGTGCAAAGGGGGAACCTCCACTAGATTCAGTCCCAGCAAAATCATTTCAATTAGAAAACTTTTTAGTTTGGTAGCGGTGTGGCTCCCGCAACAAAAACCGCAAAGAGGCGATGGCAAACTTTTAaactgttgtttttgttgattttccgCGGCCCCAGAGTTTCACTTTCCGCTGTGATTTTTCCAGAGTTTAGAGAAAGGTATTCATTACCAAGGGCTAGCAGGGGGAAAGGGTCTCTCTAAATGGGAATGGGATGGAGACGTAAATGGAAATGAGACCGAGGACTGAGACACCCAATTAAATTGCCTTTCTCTCGACACGAGCACTAGTTAAGCCACCGAAAATCACCTCCTGCACCTAACCAACCTCATCCTGAATCCCCCAATTTGTTGCTCTCATTTTTTTAGACCTGCTCGCCGCTTGGGAGGATCTGCTAGGCTGGAGCGAGAATGCCTCGGCTGCCCGTAAGCTGCAGCAGGAGATGAGCGCCTTGAAGCTTTCGCTGCAGCGACTGGGGGATAAGCCAACGCCAGAGCTGCTCGACACGGAGCCGGCCATCCAGATAGCCGTGGAGGCCCTCAAGGTGAGTGAAGGATATATTTTCCGCCAActtttactattatttatatgtatatcccGCAGTTGGAGCAATCTCAGCTGTCTAGCTACAGGACCAATATGCTCCGGCTCAACGCCTCCGTCCACAGCTGGCTGACCAGGCAAGAGCGGCGTCTACAGAACGCcatggaggagcagcagcagcagcatcaggagTCCGAACAGCAACTGAAACCAGAGAAAGCCCTTGAGGAGAAAAGGGAGAGTGAGAGGGAGAAGCAGACGGTGGCAATCACGGTCACGGACAGCAATGGCAACCAGGTGGAGGCCGCAACGGCCACAGGAGAAGCCTCTACTGCCACACCGGGAGCCTGGGATGTCCACTCGCTAATGTCAGCGGAACAGGAGTTCCACAAGCACCTGAAGAACGAAGTGAGCGATATGTATAGCGCCTGGGACGAGGCGGATGCCAGGTGAGTTTGCTTCTCGAATGCTACGAGGAATCCTCTCTAATCCATATCCATTGCCTACTGCAGGATCAACACGCAACTCGAGATGCTCACCAACTCGCTGATTGCCTGGCGGCAACTGGAGTCGGGCCTGAGTGAGTTCCACCTGGCCCTGGGCCAGGACAGGGGCACTCTGAAGGGCCTGGAAGGAGCTTTGGACAAGGGACAGGCTACGCCCGTAGAACTGGCCCAGAACGTGAAGCTGGTGGCCAAACTGCTGTCCGAGAAGGTGCACGTCAGCCAGGAGCAGCTGCTCGCCGTGCAGCAGCACCTCGATCCCAATCATATCTACCACATAGCCAAGTTCACAGCCTCGAACGGTTCGCTTTCGGACTCTGGCATCTCCGATGGCGGTGCCACCTCCGATGGTGGTTTGTCGGAGAGGGAGCGACGCCTGGGTGTCCTGCGGCGCCTGGCCAAGCAGCTGGAACTGGCCCTGGCCCCGGGCAGCGAGGCCATGCGCTCGATTGCCGCCAGGATGGAGAGTGCCGAGGCGGAGCTCAAGCACCTGCAGAACACCTGCCGCGATTTGATTGTGCGCACGGCAACCAGCCatcagcagaagcagcagctccaACAGAGCGAGCAGGAGCACCAGCAGGAAAAGAGCCAGCAGCGATCGGAGTCCGCAATCAAAGTCAACGGGCAGGTGAAGCACAAGCAGGCGGCGGTCAAGGGCCAGGCTCAGCCCCACTCGCCCGGCAAGCGTGGTAAGAATGCGCGCAAATCCCGTCAGGGAAAATCCGTTGTCGCGGCTGAAGTGAATCTGGAGCATAAGCTGACTCCCGAGCAGGAGAAGCTGGTGCTCAGCCAGCTCAAGACACTGACCAGTGGCGATGGCGGCGATGATCCTTCGGACGATCCCTCGCTGATCTTTAGTCTGGAGAGCGCAGAGGAGGATAACGCCGAGGAGGACTCCGATTCCGGCAAGGGATCTCGCCGAGGCTGGGCATGGCGCATCGCCCGGGCGGCGGTGCCTATGCAGGTGGCCCTCTTCACCATCTTCTGCGCTGCTTGCCTGATGCAGCCCAACTGCTGCGACAACCTGAACAACCTGTCCATGAGCTTCACGCCCCAGCTGCGCTATATCCGCGGACCGCCTCCGATTTGAGCGCCTTTTGGGCGACCTTATAGCACAGGATTAATCGTTGTAGGTTACCGTTACGTTATGTTGTAACTAGAGTTAACCCGCGCAACTAGCCGCCCCTTCGGCGGAGCTACTAAGCAATCGCGCCCGCGTTAAGCACGCCCTCTTAAGCGGCCTTCAAAGGGCCCGAGGTTTTATTAGGAACAAAGAACAGAGAGCGCCGCCCTCCTTCGAAAAGGACAGAATGCCGAGGCAGCCGCAATTTTACatctaatttaattatgcATGGAACAGAGCGcagtttaaaataagaatatttttgttatttcggTTAATTCCTACGTCGAGTTTGGAGCGTTCAGCCAACTCTGTTAAGATGTACTTAGGCCAGGAGCACCAGATGCCCGCCACTTAGATACTGCCGCCCTACGGGGgccagaagcaggagcaggaccagCAGAGCAGCAGAGTTGTCAAACCCCACccagtaaatatttatagaaggAAAGCAAGAGAGTGCGGATCGATTGTATGCTTTTTTGTTTGAGAAACACTAAAGTGCCTACAAATGCGAACTGTGAACGGAGTAAAGATTATCGGAGGTAGGGAGAGGAGTACCCAGAGATGACAAGGGGAATCCACATCGTGGGAAGAGCATCAATGCAAGGCATAGAAGCAAACAGAAGCTAAGGCCAACCAACTAGAACCGCGATTGGGGACAACACAGAGTTTCTATTTTTATATGCAGCGAAAGTTATACACAATCCGAGTGCGAGGACAGCGACTCCTCTTCGCCCTCACCATAAACACTGTAAGTCTATTATATTAATAGGGTTAAGGGGCCTCTCACCCAGAGCGAGGGATTTACTTCTTCGATTCGTGTCGTGTTTAGAATGCCTCGACTTAGCTTATGATTTACACACTTTTGGCAGCAGATTATCGTTCAGATGGTCACTGTGCTCTACTTGTAAGTTTACAATTATACTTTGTGCGTTTTCAAAACTTTCACTTGGCAGTAAAAAGAATAAATCTGAAAAAACATCATCATTTATATACAaagcaaagaaataaataaatcaataaaaaatattacgaGTATTTTGTGCTTGGAATTAATGGGGAAGAGATGTGGAGCTTTTCATTCATTCAAAGGACTTTGTAAATAGATCACAGCTAAGccataattatatttttgaattttcattccccaaaattatcatataaatTATGGATTAACATTTTtcaaaagttattttattaatttattatgcagatttattaaccaattaaattaatgcattttttgcCAAGTTATGAcaattttcggttttatttttcacaaaatttattatataaaattatggaataaattttaaattaaattatgtacGCAGATTCATTAACCTTTCAGAAACTAACCCAggacagctttccaaattgaaattaatccTTTTTGCCgagttataaatttaaaaatctaacgAGTGTATCATAAGGCTGCAATAggaataattaacaaatataaataaaaattaaaaatagaaaatgaataaataaatggctGTTGATTCAACAAAGGATGCTTTCAAGCGATCCTTGTAGAGCAAATAATGTTCATATATTCTTCTCACGGGAAGGAGATCCCACCATACGATCCACATTTGTGGATTGAATTTTCATatgctgttttttttaattgcctgGCTTAAATTCGGAATTATTTGTACGGATAAATTAAAACAacccttaaatttatttataattacttgtttaatatatatccCCATCGaattaacattatttttaatattttatataccttCTTATATTCAATTCGGGCTGATTTTCTGTGttagttattttttgttttctttataaatctgcatattgattggacaaatataaattaaaatctgtCTTTATGTTGATCAAGAATATGAATACTATATAGAGTCGGAAATTCCTCCTTTACTCCGCTAAAAGTTCTGTAAAAGTATGACACCCTTTAAGAGTATAAAATCGTTGACAATGTATTAAATCcaatataacaaataaaatgtaaaataattcCGGATATTTTCAAGATATAGTAAATTTATACGATTTCCTGTCACCGTTTTTCCTTTCCGTTTCAACCTCCGATTTTACCCTCCGTCCGATATACTATATCCTGTGGCCGGTGGTTCCATGGAACATCCGCTGACGTTGATAGATCTGCGCCGAGTGAACGTGTACACCGAGTTGCGTAGTCCAGAGACCGTGGCTGTTGCTGGCCTGACCGGGGGAAACAAACACCTAAGTAAGGCCAAAAGCCACATAGTCTTTGTAAAGCGAAGCCGAAGTCAGGTCTGCGGCTATGTAAAGCCACCCGCCAATGGGCAagagacaacaaaaaaaaaaatgaattccaTTTCCCCTCCATTCTGATATGCGGTTGTATCTTTTCCACTCACAGGCATTGGCATAAATTCATCCCTTTCAGGCTTCAAACAGTTTGTGTTACGGTCTCAATCCGCTGTTAAGTGTCTAGTCGGGACACAAACCACTGTTAAGTggtaataaacaagaaaggaagctaacttcggcacgccgaagtttgtatacccttgcagattggtttcgatgtttatattatagatttaaatgctgaaaacactcacaaaacagagtttcattaaattttacctaacCTTTTTTACCTTACCtttttatgtttacagtttgacagtttcagttttacattcccagctttacatattttatacatttaccgatcgcttctatggcagctatatgatatagttgcccgatttttataaaatgtataccaaaattctagaataataaaaaaagcttatatctgagAGTAggtaaacatacgttgaaaaacaacgaagctataatttttatacccccTGCaggttattttatttccagtccgaagctcattacgcattgaaggagtcattttcgaccccataaaccatatatattcttgatcagcattaacaggcgcatctttctggccaagtccggaagaaaaaaatttttgatcgattttttcaaaattttataattttattttataagctatattttattttattttattttataagcttaacaaaactgcatactaggttttgaatttcatgcatttttggccgagttgtgtttttcacatttttataggtaagtattttagcaaaactgagtatgcagttttgttaagcatagaaaaggcaactcagaacagctttccaaattgaatttcatgcgtttttggccgagttatgagggtttttctcattttttgttgatattttttataatttataggtaagtattttagcaaaactgagtatgcagttttgttaagcttagaaagggcaactcagaacagttttccgaatttaatttcatgcgtttttggccgagttatgagagtttttctcattttttgttgatattttttataaattataggtaagtactttagcaaaactgagtatgcagttttgttaagcttagaaagggcaactcagaa
Proteins encoded:
- the klar gene encoding klarsicht protein isoform X4; this encodes MGKVSVAVQTDISEMLSATSSTNTSRSSSEQDLLAAWEDLLGWSENASAARKLQQEMSALKLSLQRLGDKPTPELLDTEPAIQIAVEALKLEQSQLSSYRTNMLRLNASVHSWLTRQERRLQNAMEEQQQQHQESEQQLKPEKALEEKRESEREKQTVAITVTDSNGNQVEAATATGEASTATPGAWDVHSLMSAEQEFHKHLKNEVSDMYSAWDEADARINTQLEMLTNSLIAWRQLESGLSEFHLALGQDRGTLKGLEGALDKGQATPVELAQNVKLVAKLLSEKVHVSQEQLLAVQQHLDPNHIYHIAKFTASNGSLSDSGISDGGATSDGGLSERERRLGVLRRLAKQLELALAPGSEAMRSIAARMESAEAELKHLQNTCRDLIVRTATSHQQKQQLQQSEQEHQQEKSQQRSESAIKVNGQVKHKQAAVKGQAQPHSPGKRGKNARKSRQGKSVVAAEVNLEHKLTPEQEKLVLSQLKTLTSGDGGDDPSDDPSLIFSLESAEEDNAEEDSDSGKGSRRGWAWRIARAAVPMQVALFTIFCAACLMQPNCCDNLNNLSMSFTPQLRYIRGPPPI